Proteins encoded in a region of the Rutidosis leptorrhynchoides isolate AG116_Rl617_1_P2 chromosome 9, CSIRO_AGI_Rlap_v1, whole genome shotgun sequence genome:
- the LOC139869251 gene encoding uncharacterized protein → MGGRIFTRVSDDVIKFSKLDRFLVSDKFYHIWDYLSAASIERTKSDHCPIVLKDDDKNFGPKPFKVFDVWFDEEDVEKVINDAWKKFGQLDIEIKNHKYEALKLGLKAETVCVDENELEAWKQERKAWMDKEKIKASMIEQKARVRWALEGLNINGSCNEYPNDIKEEAYNHFKGRFDEPDTLRPSMEDLCYPSISHDESVALELDISESEIREAINDCGSTKAPGLDGFNLRFSKNFGML, encoded by the exons ATGGGCGGGCGAATATTTACCCGAGTTAGCGATGACGTGATTAAATTCAGTAAGCTTGATCGTTTTCTAGTTTCTGATAAGTTTTATCATATTTGGGATTATTTATCAGCTGCTAGTATAGAACGTACAAAATCGGACCACTGCCCAATTGTTTTGAAAGACGATGATAAGAACTTTGGGCCTAAACCATTTAAGGTCTTTGATGTATGGttcgatgaagaagatgttgaaaaGGTGATTAATGATGCGTGGA AAAAATTTGGGCAACTTGATATTGAAATTAAAAATCATAAGTATGAAGCTCTTAAATTGGGGCTTAAAGCCGAAACAGTCTGTGTAGATGAAAATGAATTAGAGGCATGGAAACAAGAAAGGAAGGCGTGGATGGACAAAGAAAAAATCAAAGCTAGTATGATCGAACAAAAAGCTCGTGTTCGGTGGGCCCTTGAAG GGTTGAACATTAATGGTAGTTGCAATGAATACCCGAATGATATTAAAGAGGAAGCGTATAACCATTTTAAGGGTAGATTTGATGAGCCGGATACATTACGACCCTCAATGGAAGACTTATGCTATCCCTCAATTTCCCATGACGAGTCAGTAGCTTTGGAACTTGACATCTCCGAAAGTGAAATTCGAGAAGCTATCAATGATTGTGGTAGTACAAAGGCACCGGGCCTGGACGGTTTTAACCTACGTTTTTCAAAAAATTTTGGGATGTTGTAA